AAGCAGGCATAAAACTGGCACAGACATCTGCCTGTGACCCCTGTGAGTCAGTGCTGGGTGTACAGTCAGAACTTCcggcagcagcttcagtcatcTTTACTGTTATGACTGATGCAATCTTGTTTTTCCTGTATTTACTTCATATTCTTGTCTGCAGTGCTCCATTATTGATTTTGTAATCTAATGGTTTTTGTCCATTGCTGTCTCATAATGCCAGCAGTGCTCCTTTTACACTGTCCAGACCTTCACATTGTAAAACATGCAGGGAGCATTTCTGAAAAGACTCAATTActgatattatttatttatatgacgCTGAAGGCCACAGCCCTGTCCACCACTGTAATGTATaacatttaatgtgtgtgtgtaaatctaTTCACCCCTATGCAGCATAAACAGTGAACAGTGCATGTACTCTCCTGTAATGTCTCACTCCATACACTTTCCATTATTCCCTATTATCAATTCTCATAATGCACATCTTGAGTGGAGCCATCGATGAAGCTGTTTAAATCAATACATTTCCTCTCTTTAAATTACTCTGTGCATCAGCTGATGGAACTGAACTGGTTTATTTGGCCTCTCTGTCCAGCTCATCTCCATGTCAGTGGCTCTGGAGCTGTTCAGCTGGTATGAATAGTCTTTCCTCTGATGCCACCCTCAGGCCAATCTGTGCATTACAGCCACATGTTATCAGTACACTGACAGCTTCAACCAGGCCTGAACACTCAATAATCAGATTTTGCAGCAGTTAAAAATAAGCTTCTCCATATATTTTTTCACACGACCATGTCTCATTTAACATTTATATCTCTTGGCCAACACATCTGTAAATGACAAGGTGTCTTGAAACCTACGGACAGATTTacttttcatttgctgctgaatattcatgtttttactctCTTATCCAGAAACATCATGATGAAATTTGACATATTCCTGCTGCTTCAGATTAGGCCCAGAGTCAAACTCTTTTCATTTTGGTCACTTGCACAAGCTTCCCTCTAGTGCCACCCTGAGGCCAAACTATGTTTgcagtttgaaaaatgaatgaatgtatctGTTGTTGATTCTATCTGTCACTTTAATGTTTTAGTGTGTAATGAATTTGGGTGTTTGTGTGCCCTTGCATTACTTACATTgtgggacataaatctgtttacacagtcacattgtgggggcTTGCTCATCAAATTTTAGGCTGAAGactagggttagggttaaggtaaggttaggtttaggttaaggttggggttaggatgTGGaatttttattctgctgttctggttggggttagggttagggttaggcaaatagtggttgtggttatggtgagggtaagtctccaggaaatgaatgtaagtttatgtaatgtccccaaaagtgatgaacacctaacacgtgtgtgtgagtgtgtgagtgtgcgtgcgtgcatgcgtgtgtgcctTGGAGCTCATTGGCACAGTCAGCACAGAGGCTGTGAACAAAGTATCAGTCATATTTTCTCTGTAGTGATTTATAATCTCATTAAGAGTCAGAGCAGTTAAATGGGAGGTTTCAGTTATTCATCAAACTTTAGAAGTCAGATGAAGTCGAGCAGTTCATCGTGTCCTCTCCTTCAGTTTTCTGGGTGCCGTGCCAAAGTCACACTTTGGGAGattaatgctgcattcagatgATATCATTCAGACGGTAACTAAGAACAGGCAAATGGGAGAAAGTGTGTGGTGAAGCTGGGTGAAAAAAAACGACCAGAGCTGCCACAGACCGCTGGGAAAATGTCAACAAGCAACCATCGCAGGCAGttacactgaaaataaatccGACATTAACTGTAGCTCAACCAATTAAGTTCACCAAGAAAGTGTTACAAACACAGCTTGTCACTGCCTGGTTTGTACACTAGTGTAGTGGTACTGTAATACTGCCACATGCTACACACACAACCTCTGCACCAACAAAGTAACAAACACCTTGAAACAAAAGATCTAGATTTGTGATATAAAGATATTTAGCTCCTAGTTAATATGCAATAAGCAGTGGTTTTCACATCCACAGCTCTTGTATACGTTGCAGATAGTATGGAGATAATGGAGGCAACATTTAAACAACCCTCTTTGTTTTGAGAATAGAGTTGTTGCTCAGGGAGATCATCTGATAAATGTCTCATCTTTTAAATGTTCAATGTCTGAGGAAATGGGGCCTGTGAGGTGTGCAGGTCTTTGATATGTGGGGGAAGACTTACATTCTTGTGGTTGTGTCTTTGTCGTTTGGAGGTTTCTGCAGTGTcaaacacagtgagagcagTGGCAGGTGAGCGCAATCttaatctgcagcagctgttttggtGCTTTCAGCCAAGTTTGCCCTGCTGAGGAGAACTTGTTCATTAATAGTCGTTTTAAAAGAGCATCCTCGactttggaaacagcagttgatgAAGCAATCTCACCTCAGTGTCTGTTCAGTCAAATGATCTTTATCAGCAGTGGAAGTTAAATCATGCTCCATTTTCACTTCCTTTCTTCCAGACGGCAGACTGAGTGAGTTAATTATACTGCATCTGCTGATGAGGGTCGTGTGACATGATCACAGATTGCGAGATtgttgaccttggaaacagcaggtCAACAAGCGTTTCAATTCACCAAATGTTGATGCACGCACGGGCAGTCCAATCTGCAAGGGCAtttgtgttgtctctgtgttttcctaCAGCAACTGCTGACGGATGAATTTTATTCTGTGGTCTCTGCCACGGAAAGCACTGGAGGGCAGCCACGGCTTTGTTTACCACTCTTGGTTCCTGTGTTTTTACAGCTCATACTCTCGAATAGGAGGCTGCAACATGAAATTGCATTATCAAATCCTGTGCTTTCCAACTCTAGCTGTGTGACAGACAGGATATAATCCCCACCCATTTGTTATCATTTCAGGTTTTGTTTCTTGGCACGTTTTTCCCTGCGCCTGCTGTCCACTGCCATGCATTCACCTGTCACACGGTTGACTGCGTTCTGCCCTGACAGGGATGAAAGCTTCCCTTGTAGCTGTGGAACtgtatgtttgtctgcagcttcaCGTGTTTGAACCCATCCCAGCTCTGGGGTTTGTGTGGGCAttggtgtatgtgtgggtgtgtgctggTGGGGGAGGGAAATCTCTCTCCACTATATAAAGGGTTGTCAGGCAAAACCTCAACAACAGATCTCCTGATCTTCATCCACGCTCTTCTCCATCATTGTCTCTGTGCCTGTAGCTATGACTTTGCCGCTGAGGGTGCTGGGAGCCTTGCTCTGCTCCTTGGTGGTTTCTGCTGAAGTCGTACCACCGGCAGATTTCAATGTAGAGGCGGTAAGACTCTGGGTGAACTGTCATCAATTTTACTTTGGGAACAATATTGATTCATGAGTCCTGTTTGCATTTTGTTAATCCCTCCTCACTACAGCGGCAGCCTTTGGTATGAGAGAGGATTTGCTGTGTGATGGCATGTGTAAAATTTGCTAAAATAAGAAAGACAAGGAGTATGTGGATTTGAGCgttcattaaaatgcatttaaatggcCATGCACTTTAATTCACTGTGTATTCGCCATATTTTTGCAAGTATTAAGGAGGCATTTTGGGGAAAAATAAGTGAGGAATCAACTTTTCTAAACCTACAGTCACGTTCTTTTACACTAATGGACAGCTGTGTGCCAAAATCGTATGGATGACCTCACTTCAGTGTCCCAccacacagaaatatgaagaCTGAGTTGACTACACATTACATGCCTTGCAGTGTAGTTAAGGTCTCTTTCTTCCACAGTGCTTGCACCTGGTTATGTCTTAAAACTGTTTCAATGCAggccacagacaggcaggccaCTGTAagtatgtgctgtgtttttgctttacCTCTGCTATGTCTGCCTTGCGTGTGTCCACAGATGGCAGGCAAGTGGTACCTGATTGGATTTGCCACCAATGCGCAGTGGTTTGTCAGCCGCAGAGCCAGCATGAAAGTGGGCACAGCCATGTTGACCCCAACTGCAGATGGGGACCTGGACCTCTCATACTCCAGCCTGAAGTGAGCgtgagaggacagaaagggagagatgaGCTTTTTTAAAGATCCATGGAGACGTTATTGATCATCTTTCCTTGGTTTCTTTGCAGCTCTGATGGCTCCTGTTGGAGAATGAACAACCTGGCCAAGAAGACTGACATGCCTGGGAAGTTCACCTACACAAGCGAGCGTGagtgcttgcacacacacataaatacacacagaggcatTCGACATTCACAATGAATCCATCAACAGCATTTCTGCTGTGACATGATCCGCTCTTGTCCCTTCATCAGGCTGGGGGAATGAGAACGACATGCGCGTGGTTGATGTGAAGTATGACGAATACGCCCTGATTCACACCATCAAGACCAAGGGGGGTGTCCCCACCGTTGTCAACAAGCTATACGGTAACATCATCATTAGCCATGCTGTGTTCTGTCCTGTGAAGCTGAATGTGTTCAGCAGCTCTGTAGAGTCTCGCACACTGTAGCAGGTTACTCTCCTGTGGTTCGACAGGCCGAGGCATGGACCTCAGCGCCGATCTGCGGGAGAAGTTCAGGCAGTTCTCCTTGGAGAGTGGTGTGCAGCCTGACAACATTGCTTTCCTCCCCAAAAATGGTACTTTTTATATCAATGGAGAGGTTTTATCTAACAATAATATGAATGATGTTATGCACTAATCACCTcgttcttttctgttttcctt
Above is a window of Chaetodon auriga isolate fChaAug3 chromosome 15, fChaAug3.hap1, whole genome shotgun sequence DNA encoding:
- the LOC143332853 gene encoding lipocalin-like, which gives rise to MTLPLRVLGALLCSLVVSAEVVPPADFNVEAMAGKWYLIGFATNAQWFVSRRASMKVGTAMLTPTADGDLDLSYSSLNSDGSCWRMNNLAKKTDMPGKFTYTSERWGNENDMRVVDVKYDEYALIHTIKTKGGVPTVVNKLYGRGMDLSADLREKFRQFSLESGVQPDNIAFLPKNEECPAP